Part of the Niallia alba genome is shown below.
GATAAAATGCCAAATATAGCGAGTAAAACCCCCAACGACTACAGCCAAAATAATTAAACCAATTGCTAATCCCTTTTGCTTCGTTTTTAAAGCATTTTGTATAGAGGAAGCAAATAAACCAGCAAATCCAATACAAGCAAACGCGAATAAGTACTCTAAAATAACTTGCCAAAAGCCTAATGCTTGCAGATCACCAACAACAATCTGTAAAAGCCCCCATAAAAATCCTGCGATCGTACTTGCTTTAAAGCCCCAACGGAATGCAACGATAAAAATAGGTACCATTGCAAAAGAAATTGAAGTATTAAATACAGGAATAGATGGCAATAAATCGAGAATAAGTGCAATTGCAGCCATGATCGCCACTTCTATCATGACAACTAATTTCATATTTTTCATAAAAAAATCTCCTTTTTTGTGCAGACCAAAAGGAGAACTTACGCGCGAAATGAATCATATAGTTTCTACTATATACATTCTTCCCACATTCCTACGTTAGCATTAACTAACAGGTTCGAAGGGTCAGATCAATGGATCACTCTCAGCATTACGCTCCCCTTGTGGTTTGCTTTTTATCAAATTAAATTTATTATAGCATAAATCGTTCTTCAAATATGTATTTTTATTAAATACAGAATTTTTCTTTTTTTTCAAAAGAAATTACCCAAACACTTTCTTAAATTGTTTGGGTTCCCGTTTTGCCTCTAATTAATATGATTCATCCTTTAATCAGTAAAAATTTGCTCGCCATAGTTATTATTTTTAGATGTATTTTTTCTAATATATAATATAGTCAGCTTGAAAAACTTTCTTGTTTAGCGATAAGCTTCTAAAAAGTCACACGGTAAACAAATCCTTCAAATCCATCTCGTTTCTTTTGACTGATTGATACTCACAACTTGACGGCTTCGTAACATAATCTCTCTTCCATTCTTCCTGATAGATTATAATCTTTTTAATCGCAGCTACAATATAATACACATCCTCGTTACTCATCGTAGGATGTAGGGAAATTCGAACCCAGCCTGGCTTGTGCGAAAAATCCCCATCTTGTATTTCCTTACTTAATTCTTTGGATTGTTTATGCGTAATCGGTAGTAAATAATGTCCATAAGGCCCCGCACATGAACACCCACCTCTTACTTGAATGCCAAAGCGATCATTAAGTAACTTCACGACTAAATCATAATGAATATCTTCGCAAATAATCGAAATAATCCCTAACCTATCTTCATTTTCCTCTTCTAAAATTCGAACTTTATTCAATTTTTTTAGTTCTGTTATTGCTAGATGTACTAATTCCTTCTCCCTTTGTTCTATTCTTTCTACTCCCATTTCTTCTTTTAGTTGAATACAGAGTGCAGATTTAATTGCCTGTAGAAACCCAGGTGTTCCCCCATCCTCTCTTTCTTCGTCATCCTTTTTGTATAAAATATCTCCCCATTCATTTGTGAAATCTACTGTTCCTCCGCCTGGATGATCTGGTATGCTTGAATAAATAAGTTCCTTTGCCATCACTAATACGCCGCTAGTGCCAGGACCACCTAAAAATTTATGGGGAGAGAAATAAATAGCGTCCAATCTTTCCTCTTTATTAGCCGGATGCATATTAATCGATACATAAGGGGCAGATGCTGCAAAATCGACAAAGCAATAGCCTTTATGCTTATGCATGATTTTCGCAAGCACGTGATAATTTGTTTTTCTTCCAGTCACATTGGAACAGGCAGTAAATGCCCCGATTTTTAATGGGATGTCTTTATATTCCACTAGCA
Proteins encoded:
- the thiT gene encoding energy-coupled thiamine transporter ThiT — translated: MKNMKLVVMIEVAIMAAIALILDLLPSIPVFNTSISFAMVPIFIVAFRWGFKASTIAGFLWGLLQIVVGDLQALGFWQVILEYLFAFACIGFAGLFASSIQNALKTKQKGLAIGLIILAVVVGGFTRYIWHFIAGVTIWASYAPEGMSPFINSLIVNGGSYLGATILCSIVLVLLLISAPRIVLDRPSTGISRN
- a CDS encoding aminotransferase class V-fold PLP-dependent enzyme — encoded protein: MIRIKVGESIYHYNTELEHYFSKIKNHIIGNNLTFSTPYGTKKLLYADWTASGRLYKTIEEKITHKLGPYVANTHTESNITGTYMTKAYKEAKRIIKKHVHAGENDIILFDGFGMTAVVNKLQRIIGLKNSCAKKEKIAVVFVTHMEHHSNYLSWLETNADVIMVKPNKKGDVDIDHLESLLVEYKDIPLKIGAFTACSNVTGRKTNYHVLAKIMHKHKGYCFVDFAASAPYVSINMHPANKEERLDAIYFSPHKFLGGPGTSGVLVMAKELIYSSIPDHPGGGTVDFTNEWGDILYKKDDEEREDGGTPGFLQAIKSALCIQLKEEMGVERIEQREKELVHLAITELKKLNKVRILEEENEDRLGIISIICEDIHYDLVVKLLNDRFGIQVRGGCSCAGPYGHYLLPITHKQSKELSKEIQDGDFSHKPGWVRISLHPTMSNEDVYYIVAAIKKIIIYQEEWKRDYVTKPSSCEYQSVKRNEMDLKDLFTV